The following coding sequences are from one Pigmentibacter sp. JX0631 window:
- a CDS encoding response regulator has product MFPELEEKVQNITFLQRRNWVIGVFSLSLLLGFITYTKAIENFFNKFELVIFIGNILLSLSLISFFTFRRKFSRKPYSTIHYFSQIFILTNLFAKLFLSTNNFLLDQEKFLIISILNMLNWYAIVLNISLIFSVKKFNNIIFDVKKEENPTFYFIYLSLLSIPIFNLLNINVNYTICFCYLVPISFLITSIENFPLKNDKNELILSTLLTAFFCTTFQLGSQLNYSSTIFPFLNEIATFFTLGVLSFRNQIKLTTEFNKIHEISINLARKMGELSLMHIEAQKSEQAKENFLATMSHEIRTPVNGIIGHAELLNDTDISDEQRRLLSMITISSNNLMKLINEVLDLPNLISGHIILSKEVIDVSELVESVIDVVSPKSFEKGLDLTYFIEPSVPLEIIGDSKRIGQILLNLCNNALKFTEKGEVFIGVTQIDQVEDNIVELLFEVKDTGIGIPASKIKKLFKAYSQTDASISRKFGGTGLGLAISAQLIELMKGKIWVESVVGKGTRFIFTLKCQIPNITAPTKYDTTEFIGLKCLVISENPTMRYILGRRFKQWKVNAKIVAKFEEAQSTLGIEEFKILIVDIVSESKKAIMFLKANQINPIGKIPSIALVSLGKNANPDLPQIADETITKPLKTETLAKTITNIIHKKKKIENSTIKTQQDVSLNLLGNFITPEKTKTIKILVAEDNPVNQKLIISILKKMGFEPKLVENGKLAVEEEETGNYDIILMDLQMPEMDGINATKNIIINSRGRKRPKIIALTANAMPGDKERCLDAGMDDYISKPIQFQVLQDSLKKWIELSETNIDLYKNKQSAIIDNIKSSQLNENVTNNNVSTTELNDNKKESVKETKTMSTQENNTKSKQEVKILVAEDNIVNQKLILSILKKLGYTAKLVENGALAVEAATKEKFDIIIMDLQMPVMDGLDASRNIKASGEINPKPIIIALTANAMAGDKERCLNAGMDDYMTKPIQIKVLEENLKKWGNIK; this is encoded by the coding sequence ATGTTTCCTGAATTAGAAGAAAAAGTTCAAAATATTACTTTTTTGCAAAGAAGAAATTGGGTAATAGGAGTATTTTCCCTTTCTCTTTTATTAGGATTTATTACTTACACAAAAGCAATTGAAAATTTCTTCAATAAATTTGAACTCGTAATTTTTATTGGAAACATACTACTTTCCCTTTCCCTTATTTCATTTTTTACATTTAGAAGAAAGTTTTCAAGAAAACCATATTCAACAATCCATTATTTTTCTCAAATATTTATTCTAACAAATCTTTTTGCAAAACTTTTTCTCTCAACAAACAACTTCCTTCTAGATCAAGAAAAATTCTTAATAATATCCATATTAAATATGTTAAATTGGTATGCAATAGTTCTAAATATTTCTTTAATTTTTAGTGTAAAAAAATTTAATAATATTATTTTTGATGTTAAAAAAGAAGAAAATCCTACTTTTTATTTTATTTATTTAAGCTTATTAAGTATTCCAATTTTTAATCTCCTTAATATTAATGTAAATTACACAATTTGCTTTTGCTATCTAGTACCAATTAGTTTTTTAATTACATCAATAGAAAATTTTCCATTAAAAAATGATAAAAATGAGTTAATATTATCTACACTATTAACTGCTTTTTTCTGCACAACTTTTCAATTAGGAAGTCAATTAAATTATAGCTCAACAATTTTTCCTTTTTTAAATGAAATTGCAACTTTTTTTACTTTAGGAGTTTTATCATTTAGAAATCAAATTAAACTTACAACAGAATTCAATAAAATCCATGAAATATCTATAAATTTAGCGAGAAAAATGGGCGAACTTAGTCTAATGCATATTGAAGCTCAAAAGTCTGAACAAGCAAAAGAAAATTTTTTAGCCACAATGAGCCATGAAATAAGAACTCCAGTCAATGGAATTATTGGGCATGCAGAATTACTAAACGATACAGATATATCGGACGAACAACGCCGACTGCTAAGCATGATTACTATAAGCAGTAATAACCTAATGAAACTCATTAATGAAGTTCTCGATTTACCAAATTTAATTTCTGGACATATTATATTAAGTAAAGAAGTAATTGATGTTTCTGAATTAGTTGAAAGTGTTATAGATGTCGTTAGTCCAAAAAGTTTTGAGAAAGGTTTAGATTTAACCTACTTTATTGAACCATCCGTACCACTTGAAATTATAGGTGATAGCAAAAGAATAGGGCAAATCCTTTTAAACCTTTGTAATAATGCTCTGAAATTTACTGAAAAAGGTGAAGTATTTATTGGTGTCACTCAAATAGATCAAGTTGAAGATAATATTGTTGAATTGCTTTTTGAGGTAAAAGATACTGGAATAGGAATTCCTGCAAGTAAAATTAAAAAATTATTTAAAGCATATTCTCAAACTGATGCATCTATTTCTAGAAAATTTGGGGGAACAGGACTCGGACTTGCTATTTCAGCTCAGCTTATTGAACTTATGAAAGGTAAAATTTGGGTAGAAAGTGTCGTAGGAAAAGGAACGCGTTTTATCTTTACATTAAAGTGCCAAATACCTAATATAACAGCCCCTACAAAGTATGATACTACTGAGTTTATTGGATTAAAATGTTTAGTTATTTCAGAAAATCCAACTATGCGCTATATATTAGGAAGAAGATTTAAACAATGGAAAGTTAATGCAAAAATAGTTGCTAAGTTTGAAGAAGCACAAAGTACTTTAGGTATAGAAGAATTTAAAATATTAATAGTTGATATTGTTTCTGAAAGTAAAAAAGCTATAATGTTTTTAAAAGCAAATCAAATTAATCCAATAGGAAAAATACCATCTATTGCACTTGTTTCTTTAGGAAAAAATGCCAATCCTGATTTACCACAAATTGCTGATGAAACAATAACAAAACCTTTAAAAACTGAAACTTTGGCAAAGACAATAACAAATATAATTCATAAAAAGAAAAAAATTGAAAATTCTACAATAAAAACGCAACAAGATGTTTCTTTAAATTTACTAGGAAATTTTATAACTCCAGAGAAAACAAAGACAATAAAAATTTTAGTTGCTGAAGATAATCCTGTTAATCAGAAATTAATTATAAGTATTCTTAAAAAAATGGGTTTTGAACCAAAGTTAGTTGAAAATGGAAAACTCGCAGTTGAAGAAGAAGAAACTGGAAATTATGATATTATTTTGATGGATTTACAAATGCCAGAAATGGATGGTATTAATGCTACAAAAAATATAATAATTAATTCTAGAGGAAGAAAACGTCCAAAAATAATTGCCTTAACAGCAAATGCAATGCCTGGAGATAAAGAGAGATGTCTAGACGCTGGTATGGATGACTACATCTCAAAACCAATTCAATTTCAAGTTCTGCAAGATTCACTTAAAAAATGGATAGAATTATCTGAAACAAATATTGATTTATATAAAAACAAACAATCTGCAATAATTGATAACATTAAAAGTTCTCAATTAAATGAGAATGTTACTAATAATAATGTATCAACTACTGAATTAAATGATAATAAAAAAGAATCTGTTAAGGAAACTAAAACTATGTCAACTCAAGAAAACAATACTAAATCAAAACAAGAAGTAAAAATTCTTGTTGCAGAAGACAATATTGTTAACCAAAAGCTTATCTTAAGTATTTTAAAGAAACTGGGTTATACAGCAAAATTAGTTGAAAATGGAGCACTTGCAGTTGAAGCAGCAACAAAAGAAAAGTTTGACATTATAATTATGGATTTGCAAATGCCAGTTATGGATGGCCTTGATGCAAGTAGAAATATAAAAGCGAGCGGTGAAATAAATCCAAAACCCATCATTATTGCCCTTACTGCAAACGCAATGGCAGGGGATAAAGAGCGTTGTCTAAATGCAGGAATGGATGATTACATGACAAAACCAATACAGATAAAAGTTTTAGAAGAGAATTTAAAAAAATGGGGAAATATTAAATAG
- a CDS encoding ATP-binding protein, protein MYGSENKFYWKVSYFLSDIRTVLCFFIACLSLQVTNTNFINPKIYISFYCLSAWMVTAIFLLFRLVYLSGIKQYLFFSNIAAIYSIICWTELTITLINDENLLKISPFLIKIPLFAFYIYILRLNLKFKLPVSRMEPWIKCIYFLAIPYFLFSIYNSLNPNKTGKLIELLIITYINLSAFFHALTVSLFEYLRLGKLQDDMEKRNLEIFLFAEKAKESTRLKGEFLANMSHELRTPLNGILGSATLLIGTKLNQEQRNYLETLRICGNNLLVIINEILDYSKLEANKLELEHIPFEINSCIENVFELLAPAAAGQNTQLLYTIDEDVSKIIVSDYTRIQQITTHLVDNAIKFTNNGYATVRVKNEREEKKHYIRIEVIDTGRGISKKDIGKLFKSFSQVDDSSTRKYGGTGLGLSIAKRLTELLGGNIGVKSELGKGSTFSFTIKINPEECFNASKEKEIEYSNKLIQFQNKICFILEKSRLQGEILKDRIEKWGVESYIATSEQEAIEIPSQISPSYVLISVDDFETEKVRNELISKYMDRQIIFIALLKNSNTYYADEKIIPAGFTASIAKPLRYSQLFDTLLDTSNAKRKGNNSGIKTEQSKLSDTYPLRILVAEDNVVNQKLITNMLKKFGYLCDIVANGNEVIESLTRNSYDIILMDVQMPELDGIEATKKIIQKYPKSASRPHIIAMTAHARGAEGQVCLDAGMEGYLGKPIDMKELKQVLEFWGGKVTKIKSTA, encoded by the coding sequence ATGTACGGATCAGAAAATAAATTTTATTGGAAAGTTTCTTACTTCTTATCAGATATAAGAACAGTTTTATGTTTTTTTATAGCTTGTTTAAGTCTTCAAGTAACTAATACAAATTTTATTAATCCAAAAATATATATTAGTTTTTATTGTTTATCTGCCTGGATGGTTACAGCTATTTTTTTACTTTTCCGTTTAGTTTATTTAAGTGGAATTAAACAGTATTTATTTTTTTCCAATATTGCAGCAATTTATTCCATAATTTGTTGGACAGAATTAACTATTACTTTAATAAATGATGAAAATCTTTTAAAAATTTCACCATTTTTAATCAAAATACCTCTTTTTGCATTTTACATATACATTTTAAGATTAAATTTAAAATTTAAACTACCAGTTAGCAGAATGGAACCCTGGATTAAATGCATTTATTTTTTAGCTATTCCATACTTTTTATTTTCAATTTATAATAGTTTAAATCCTAACAAAACAGGAAAACTAATAGAACTTTTAATCATAACATATATAAATTTATCAGCTTTTTTTCACGCATTAACTGTCTCACTATTTGAATATTTGCGCCTTGGAAAACTACAAGACGACATGGAAAAACGCAATCTTGAAATTTTTCTTTTTGCCGAGAAGGCTAAAGAATCTACAAGATTAAAGGGTGAATTTCTAGCTAATATGAGCCATGAGCTGAGGACTCCATTAAATGGTATATTAGGATCAGCAACTTTACTTATTGGTACAAAACTCAATCAAGAACAAAGAAATTATTTAGAGACATTAAGAATTTGCGGAAATAATTTACTTGTAATTATTAATGAAATATTAGACTATTCAAAATTAGAAGCTAATAAACTAGAATTAGAACATATTCCTTTTGAAATTAATTCGTGCATCGAAAATGTCTTTGAACTTTTAGCACCAGCAGCAGCAGGACAAAATACACAACTTTTATATACTATTGATGAAGATGTTTCTAAAATTATAGTTAGTGACTATACTCGTATACAGCAAATAACTACTCATCTTGTAGATAATGCGATTAAGTTTACAAATAATGGTTACGCTACTGTCAGAGTTAAAAATGAACGTGAAGAAAAAAAACACTATATACGAATTGAAGTTATAGATACAGGTAGAGGAATTTCTAAAAAAGATATTGGAAAACTTTTTAAATCTTTTTCGCAAGTTGATGATTCATCTACAAGAAAATATGGTGGTACAGGATTAGGTCTAAGTATAGCAAAACGCTTAACTGAATTACTCGGTGGAAATATTGGCGTAAAAAGTGAACTAGGAAAAGGCTCTACCTTTAGCTTTACAATAAAAATTAATCCCGAAGAGTGTTTTAATGCTAGTAAGGAAAAAGAAATTGAATACTCTAATAAACTGATACAGTTTCAAAATAAAATTTGTTTTATTCTAGAGAAAAGTAGACTTCAAGGGGAAATTTTAAAGGATAGGATAGAAAAATGGGGGGTTGAAAGCTATATAGCTACTAGTGAACAAGAAGCTATAGAAATTCCTTCACAAATTTCTCCTAGTTACGTATTAATTTCAGTTGATGATTTTGAAACAGAAAAAGTACGAAATGAATTAATTTCAAAATATATGGACAGACAAATTATTTTTATTGCACTCCTAAAAAATTCAAATACTTATTATGCAGATGAAAAAATAATACCTGCTGGATTTACTGCATCTATTGCAAAACCACTAAGATATTCACAATTATTTGATACATTGTTAGATACGTCTAATGCAAAAAGAAAAGGTAATAATTCAGGAATTAAAACTGAACAAAGTAAATTATCAGATACTTATCCTTTGAGAATTCTTGTTGCTGAAGATAATGTTGTAAATCAAAAACTAATAACAAACATGTTAAAAAAGTTTGGATACTTATGCGATATTGTTGCTAATGGAAATGAAGTTATAGAATCTTTAACTAGAAATAGCTACGATATTATTTTAATGGATGTTCAAATGCCTGAACTAGATGGAATTGAAGCTACAAAAAAAATAATTCAAAAATATCCTAAAAGTGCTTCAAGACCTCACATCATAGCAATGACAGCGCATGCAAGAGGAGCTGAAGGACAAGTTTGTTTAGATGCGGGCATGGAAGGTTACCTCGGAAAACCTATAGATATGAAAGAACTCAAGCAAGTGCTCGAGTTCTGGGGCGGTAAAGTTACAAAAATAAAGTCAACAGCTTAA